One stretch of Nocardia mangyaensis DNA includes these proteins:
- a CDS encoding MinD/ParA family ATP-binding protein has protein sequence MSSAQAASHLLAEITATNRATLRASTGVRGALNKVGFRFGLSPAEQRAEDRRNRIRRQIPATYQIAVISVKGGVGRTTTTATLGSTFASIRYDRVVAVDANPDFSDLGTRTVRHPYGITLRDLAHAQDLRAFSAVQAYTTTNTANLVVVASPWATDASQALTGDEYTAAVQTLRVHYNLVLVDCGTGVFDSATSGVLNSSDAVLVVTPATVGGVTGAVATLNWLGAHGLQRLVNRSNVAIVHQHPVKPNVDVAAIEQLFATAGRPTFTLPYDAHLAEGGEIDLRLLDNDSVLAFEELAAALADGFPNSRGAAR, from the coding sequence ATGTCCTCGGCGCAGGCGGCCTCCCATCTGCTCGCTGAGATCACAGCCACCAACCGTGCGACGCTGCGGGCTTCGACCGGCGTGCGCGGAGCGTTGAACAAGGTGGGATTCCGCTTCGGGCTGTCACCGGCCGAGCAGCGCGCCGAGGACCGGCGCAATCGGATCCGGCGACAGATTCCCGCCACCTATCAGATCGCGGTGATCAGCGTGAAAGGTGGCGTCGGCCGGACCACCACCACAGCAACTCTCGGGTCGACCTTCGCGTCGATCCGCTACGACCGAGTGGTAGCGGTCGACGCCAATCCGGACTTCAGTGATCTGGGCACGCGGACCGTGCGGCATCCGTACGGGATCACCCTCCGTGACCTGGCGCACGCCCAGGATCTGCGGGCATTCTCGGCGGTGCAGGCCTACACCACCACCAACACCGCCAATCTGGTTGTGGTCGCGTCACCCTGGGCGACCGACGCCAGCCAGGCACTGACCGGAGACGAGTACACGGCCGCCGTGCAAACCCTCAGGGTGCACTACAACCTGGTCCTGGTCGACTGCGGTACCGGTGTCTTCGATTCGGCCACCAGCGGCGTGCTGAACAGCAGCGATGCGGTGCTGGTCGTCACGCCCGCCACGGTGGGCGGCGTGACCGGTGCGGTGGCGACACTGAATTGGCTCGGCGCACACGGACTCCAGCGCCTGGTCAACCGATCGAATGTGGCCATCGTGCACCAGCATCCGGTGAAGCCGAATGTCGACGTGGCGGCGATCGAGCAACTGTTCGCCACCGCGGGCCGGCCCACCTTCACGCTGCCCTACGACGCGCACCTGGCCGAGGGCGGCGAAATTGATCTGCGACTGCTGGACAACGACTCCGTGCTGGCCTTCGAGGAGCTGGCCGCGGCGCTGGCCGACGGGTTCCCCAACTCCCGAGGGGCGGCACGATGA